The stretch of DNA ACCGCCGACGCCAGCGGCGCCGACGTGGTGAGGCCACGGGCAGGCAGTCCCGACGCGCCGCGGGGCTCGGGATCGGCCAGCGCCACCATGTCGCCGCCGAGCAGTGCCGCGGCGAGTGACACCGCAGTCAGCGCGGCAAACCTTCCCGGCACGCTCATGACCCGAGGTTACAAGCGCGGCCGGGAAGGTGCCGGTCGTCAGGCCTTGCGGCCGAGGAACGCGAGGACCCGGGTCTGCTCGTCGGCGTCCGCGGGCACGTCCACGGCCGGACCGCACACCCCGGCCGTGCGGATGTTGTCGCCCAGTCCCTCGGCGACGCCCCCGACCCACGTCAGGTCCTCGGCGGGAATGGTCTCGTCGAGACCGGTGGCCCGGGCCAGGTCCCAGCCGTGGATCACCAGGTCGAAGCAGTAGAAGCTGTCGACCGTCTTTCCGAGGTCGGTGCGGCCGAAGTGCCCGTCGTACTCGCGGCCCGCCTTGGCCGGATCGTCGAGGATCTCCTGCATGCCGTCGCGCGTCGCCGCCCACGCGGCAACCGGGTCGTCGTCGACGGACGGCGGCTCCGGCAGTTCCAGATCGACGACGGTGACGATGTAGCGCTGCGTGTCGATCACGTGCCGCACGACGTCGCGGGCCGTCCAGCCGTCGCACGGAGACGCGTCGTCCCAGCGTGCGGCGGGCACGGATTCGACGCGCTTCGTGAACTTCGCGGCGAGGTCGCGGTAATGGACTGCGGGAGTTTCGGTTGTCGAGGTCATGCTGCCGATTCTTCTCCCTTCCGGCGTCCCCGGGCTTGAACATTTCCGACATCGACGACGGACTCCGTCCCGTGCCAGCCGGGGGCCTCACTGGCGAGCAGGTCGGACGGCGTGAGCGAGGAGATCCGCCGGCATTCCCGCGACAGGTGCGCCTGATCGCTGTAGCCGGCGGTGGCGGCCAGGTCGGCGAGCCCGGACCGCGGCCCCGACTGCGCCAGCGCCATGAACCGTTGCAGCCGCAGGATTCCGCGGAGCGTCGCGGGACCGTATCCGAACGCGTCGTTGCATCGCCGCTGCAGTTGCCGTTCCGTGACGGACGCGGCGTCGGCGAGCGCGCCGACGTTCCACGAGTGCCGGGCCAGGGCCTGCCGCACGGTGCCGATGAGCGGGTCGGCCTCCGGCCCGCGGTTCCGCCACGCGCGCACGGCGCTCTCGAACAGGGCGATTCGTTCGGCGTCGCCGGACGCGTTGTCGAGCCGGTCGGTCAGTTTCCGCTCCCACGTGGACCCGAGTACGTCGCCGAGACCGACCCGGAGGTTGCGGACCTCGGCCGCCGACGTCCGCAGCAGATGCGGGCCGGCACCGGGACGGAAACGGACACCGACGGATTCGGTGCCCGGCGGCAGCGTGAACGACCAGGCGGTGGTCTCGGGACCGCACACCCGGATCCCCACGCCCCGGATCCACAGGATGTCCATGCAGGCGTCGGGCACCAGCAGATGCTCGCCCTGCGTGCGCGCGGACCACCCGCACACCAGGGTGCGCGCGAGGTCGGGTGCCGGCGAGGTCGGCGCGTACCAGCCCATGGACAGAAGCGTAATTCCGGATACCGACACGTGCGCGACCCTCACATCGCCCGAAGTGCCCGCACCGGCACGTAACTCGAGGTGAACTGTATGCACGGGTCCGCAGAGGTTCCCCGGAGGCCCGCCACTTCGCCGTCACAGAGAACGAGGACTCCATGAGACGAACATGGGCGCTGGCAGCGATCGCCGCCGTCAGCCTGACCTTCTCGAGTTGCGCCTACGACAGCACCGATTCCGGCGACACGGGCGGCAACGCCCCGGTGTCCCCGACGCCGACGTCTCCACCCGCCGCGCCCGGAACACCCGTCCTGAAGATGGGCCCCACGACGCTCGGCGAGGTGATGGTCGACGAAGGTGGGATGACGGTCTACGTCTACGACAACGACGAGGTCGGCTCCGGTGCCAGTTCCTGCCGGGACACCTGCCTGCAGTCGTGGCCGCCGGTCACCTCCGTGACCGAGAACCCGACGGTGCAGGGGCTGAAGGAAGTCGTCATCGACACCATTCCCGCGGCGGACGGCACCCACCAGCTCACCGTGAACGGCCGCCCCGTGTACCGGTACAAAGACGACGACGAACCCGGTGACGCATACGGGCAGGCGGTCGGCAGCGTCTGGTGGACCCTCGACTCCGCGGGCAACCCGGTCACGACAACTGCGGGCGGCGAGTAGCGCGGTCGATTCTCAGGTGGACGGTGACGGTCAGCGCCGCGGACAGCGCGGCAGCGAACCACAGGGCGTCCAGCCCGATCCAGCGGTGCGCGAGAGCGCCCGTCACCGCTCCTGTCACCAGGCCCGCCCACAGCGCGAGATGTCGTAGCCACGCCCACCGCGGTCCGCCGAACAGTGCCGCGGCCAGCCGGTGGCCCATCTTCACGAGGGCGCCCGTCATGTAGGTGAGGCCGATGGTGACCTCGCCGTCCTTCTGGAAGAAAGAGTTTTCGGCGCCCATGGCGAGCAGCATCGCGCCGACGGCCACGGTGCTCGCCCCGAAGGTCGCGGCGACGGCGCCTGCGATCAGGAGCCCCGACACCACGGCGAGCACCGTCGTCCGGGCGGGCAGCCGCGTGCGATCGGACAGGTGCACGACGACGGCACCCAGGGCGCAACCGAGGACGAACGTGCCGATGACCGCCGCGGCGGTCAGCGCGGGCGCCCACGTTCCGTCCGCGAAATCGACGCTGAACCGGGTGAGATTGCCGCTCATGAACGCGACGAAGAACCCGCCGAGTGTGATGAATCCGAGCGCGTCGACGTAGCCGGCCAGCGCGGACAGCACCACCGCCAGCGCGAGCATTCGCCTGCTGTCGTCGATCGGCACATCACACATCAAACACCGCGGGAAACGACAGCGGCCCCCGATCCGGAGATCGGGGGCCGCTGTGGCGTGAATGCTCAGGCGGTGCCGAGGGCGGGCGCGAGAGTGCTGGCCCAGGACTCGTGCAGGCGGTCCTGCCAGTAGGGCCACGTGTGGAGGCCCTCGTCGGCGATGTGCGTCTGCACGTTGGCGCCTGCGGCCTTCGCCGCGGGGACGAAGGACCTGCTGCTCAGGCCGGAGGCGGTCTCGAGGGGAACCGTCTGGGAGAACTTCACCGGGTCGAACGAGTCGCTGTCCGGGTCGACGGTCGGGTCGCCGGCCGCCGCACCCGCACCGGACGAGATGTAGACGGACTTGCCGCGCAGTGCGCCGACGTTGAGCAGCGGATCGTTGCGAAGCCACGCAGCCGACGGCCAGAAGCCCCACATGTTCAGCGCGTTGCCGCCCATCTGGGCGACGGACACCTGAATGCCCTGCGCGAAGCCGGGCGAGCTGGCCGTCGGGTAGCCGCTGTAGGACGCGACGGCCTTGTAGAAGTCGGGGTGGTGGGTCGCGAGGTTCAGCGCGGAGGTGCCGCTCATCGACAGACCGGCGACCGCGTTGTTCACGCCGTCGCTGCCGAACTGCGAAGCCATCACCGGGGGCAGTTCCTGGGTCAGGAAGGTCTCCCACTTGACGCGGCCCAGCTTCGGGTCGTCGCGCAGCCAGTCGGAGTAGAAGGTGCCGCCGCCGCCGAACGGGATGACCACGTTGACGTGCTTGCCCGCGAAGAAGTTCTCCACGTCGGTCTCGATCAGCCAGCCGTTGTTGTCGTCCGGCGCGCGCAGACCGTCGAGCAGGTACAGCGTCGGCGCGGGACCGCCGCCCGCGGCCTTCAGCACCTTGACCGGAATGTTCTTGTTCATCGCCGGTGAGTACACCGAGATCACGGCCGAGTCGGCATGCGCGATGCCGGTTCCGGCCAGTACGGACACGAGGCCCGATGCCAACACTGCGACCAGGCCCACGATCAGCGCGCGGGTGCGACGTATCGCCATCCGAATGTCCTTCTATCTCGTAACAGACACTGCACAGCGAACGCTGCACCGGAGACGATAACAGGAAGATAACGGGTTGCGCCCGGTGTGGCCTGGGATTCTCGGCGCCGAAGGGTTCGCGGGCGGCAGTCCGGGGCGGCGCCACCGGTTTGCCCGGAGATGCAAAGAACCCCTGTGAACCGCTTCGCAGCGGTTCACAGGGGTTCCTGTGGCGGAGGATAGGGGATTTGAACCCCTGAGGGCGTTAACCCAACCCGCGTTCCAGGCGAGCGCCATAGGCCACTAGGCGAATCCTCCGTGGAGGAGCATACCCAACGACCACGGCTCACCGTTAAACGACCAGGTGGCCGCCGGTTCTACCCCCACTTCAACTGGCTGAGGGCATGCTCGGCGAGCGGCGCGGACCGGTCGCAGGACGTGTCCGGGTTGGCGGTCGCGTCGAGACCGAACTTCGTCTCGATCGACAGGGTGCCCGCGTCGGTGGTGACCTCGAGGATGCACTGGTATTTGCTCTCGGCGAGCGCCCGGCCTTCGAGCCCGCCGACGCCGACCGTGCGTAGCGGGTCGACCGGTTCCGGCGCGCTGGTAGTGGTGACCGTCACAGTGTTCAGCGCCTCGGGTTTGCCCCACGTGCAGGCGCGACGTTCCGGACTGTCGGTGGCGACGCCCTCGCCGGCGCCTGCGGTCAGAAGCGGCGCGAGCGTCGAGTCGTCCGCGAGCGAGCACGCGTCGGCCGCGTCCCAGCTGACGGCATCGGATGTGGCTGCGTCTTCGCTGCTCCCGCCGCACGCCGACAGTGCTGCCACGACGGCGGCGAGGGTCGCCACGTGTGCTGTCCTTCTGAGTTTCATCCCGATCCTTTGCCGACGGTGGCCGAATGCGGGGGCGACCGTAGCACTGGCCCCGGTCCGACGTGCGGTGTCGGGCCGGGGCCGGGGTGGATCCCGGCAGCGGCTCGGGGCCGTCTACACTCTGTGGTGGATCCCGCGCGGCGCGCATCCTGTGAACTCCCCCAGGGCCGGAAGGCAGCAAGGGTCAACGGGCTCTGCCGGGTGCGCGGGGTCCCCTATCTTTCGCATACCCGACCCACGATGTCGGTGAGAGGCCGCTCCTGATGACCAACCAGACCCAGATCGGGTTGATGAGCCATGAGGAACTACTTTCGGAGCACGAGCGCCAGACAGCGAGCTACGCGCAGCTGAAGACGGAGAAGCTCACGCTCGACCTCACCCGCGGCAAACCTTCGCCCGAGCAGCTGGATCTGTCGGCGGCGCTGCTGTCGCTGCCCGGTGACGGCGATTTCCGCGACGGCAACGGCACCGATACCCGCAACTACGGCGGGCTCACCGGGCTGCCGGAACTGCGCGCGATCTTCGGTGAACTGCTCGGCATCCCCGTCGAGAACCTGCTCGCCGGCAACAACGCCAGCCTCGAGATCATGCACGACAACGTCGTGTTCGCCCTTCTGCACGGCACCCCCGACTCCCCGCGCCCCTGGTCGCAGGAGGAGAAGGTGAAGTTCCTGTGCCCGGCGCCCGGCTACGACCGCCACTTCGGGATCACCGAGACGTACGGCATCGAGATGATCCCGGTGCCGATGCGCCCGGACGGCCCCGACGTCGGTGTCATCGCCGAACTCGTCGCGAACGATCCGCAGATCAAGGGTCTGTGGGCTGTTCCCAACTACTCCAATCCCACGGGCGCGGTGTACTCGGAAGAGGTCACCCGGGCGCTGGCGTCGATGCCGACCGCCGCCCCCGACTTCCGGCTGTTCTGGGACAACGCGTACGCGGTGCACCCGCTGGTCGGCGAGACGGCGCCGTCGCTGGACGTCCTCGGGATGGCCGCGGAGGCGGGGCACCCCAACCGGCCGCTCGTGTTCGCGTCGACTTCGAAGATCACGTTCGCCGGTGCCGGTGTCAGCTTCTTCGGTTCCTCCACCGCGAACCTGGCCTGGTACCAGAAGTACCTCGGTAAGAAGAGCATCGGTCCCGACAAGCTGAACCAGCTGCGTCACCTGCGCTTCTTCGGTGACGCCGACGGCGTCCGCGCCCACATGGAGAAGCACCGCGAGATCCTGGCGCCGAAGTTCGCGCTCGTCCTGAAGATCCTCGAGGATCGTCTCGGGGCGTCGAAGGTGGCGTCGTGGACGGAGCCGAAGGGCGGATACTTCATCAGCCTCGACGTCGTCGAGGGCACAGCGAAGCGCGTCATCGCTCTGGCGAAGGACGCGGGGATCGCGCTCACCGCCGCCGGATCGGCGTTTCCCTACGGCGTCGACCCCGAGGACAAGAACATCCGGCTCGCGCCGAGCTTCCCGTCGATGGACGATCTGGACAAGTCGATGAACGGGGTCGCGACGTGCGTGCTGCTCGCGGCCACCGAGTCCCGCCTGGATTTGCCGAAGTCCTAGAAGCACACGTCCGGCCGCTCACCTGTTCCGGGTGAGCGGCCGGACGTGTCTCTACATCCTGGCGTAGCGCGCCATCACGAAGCTGTACACCCCGTACGCGGCGATGCCCAGCGCCGCGAGGATCAGCAGGAACTGCCCGAACGGCGCCGAGCCGAGGGTCTTCACCGCGCCGTCGATGCCGGTGGCCTTGGACGGGTCGGAGTTGAAGACCGCCACGATCACCAGCACGCCGGCACCCGCGATGACGAGCCCCTTGGCCACGTACCCGACCACGCCGAGCGGTTCTACGAACCTCGACGGGGTGCCCTTCAGATCGTCCAGGAAGTTCTTGGCCGCCCCCTTGTAGACGTGGTAGCCGCCGACGCCGATGGCGACCAGAGCGACGACGATCAGGACGAACTTTCCGCCGCCGGACTGCATCAGCCGGGCGCTGAGTCCGGCGTTCTGCTCGCCGCTGGACTTGCCGCCGCCCCGCGCGAACTGGACTGCCGAGAACGCGAACGCGAAGTAGACGACGGCCAGGCTGAGCGCCTTGACGCGATCCATCGCCGACGTCCCGCCGTCGTTCCCGTCGGACTGTTCGGAGGGGTGCGGGCCGACGATCGTCTCGGCGAGCCGCCACAGCGCCATCGCGACGAACACGATCGCCGCCACCCAGAGCACGAACCGCCCCCCGGGTTTCGACGCCAGCGTGCCCAGCGCCCCGGACTGATCGGCGTTGCCGCCGCTGCCGAACGCGAGCTGGAGGATGATGTACGCGATCAGCAGATGCACGAAACCGCTCATCACGTGTCCCGCGCGGGCCACCCGCTCGAACGTGGTGCTGTCCGTAGCGCGATCCACGGCTCCGCTGAATCCGCTGGCTCGGTTCGCTTCGTTCTGGGCCATCGGGTGTCCTTCGGGTCGTGCGACGGACCGGAGTCCCTTGACCGTAGTCGTACCCGGTATCGGCCGGGCCGACACCGGGTGAGCGCTATTGCACTGAGCTCGTGACGCGGTCGATCAGGTTGGATGCGCTGTAGTAGTCGAGCCGGAAGCTGTCCTTGCCGAGTCCGGTCACCTGCTTCTTCTCCACGGACGGCGTCTGCTGCAGAGTCGGATCCGCGAGGAACCGCTCGGCGTCCGCCGCGTCACCGATCACGATGAACGTGGTGTTGCCGGGCACCGCCCGGGGCAGGTTCTCCTGCCCGGCAGGCACGACGTCCTTGCGGCCGGCCATGATGCCCTTGTCGGCGGAGTTGATGTCGGCCGGCAGCTCGGCGAGCGAGAATCCGAGGCGTTCCAGCAGAATGCCCTGCGCCGATTCGGCGGTGAACATCCGCGACTCCTCGGGCGAGTTGTAGGCGAGCACGTTCACCGGGTTCGCCGCGGCGACCTTGCCGCCGAGCGCTGCCTTGGCGTCGTCGAGTTGCTGGTCGAACTTCGCGACGAGGGCGTCGGCCTGGTCCTCGGCCCCGATGGCGGCCGCGATCTGATCGCTGAGGTCCTGCCACGACTTGTCGTCGTACCGCAGCACCACGACGGGCGCGATCTGCTTCAGCGTGTCCACCTGATCGGCCGCCGAGTCGCCGCCCGTCGCGGACACGAAGATGAGGTCCGGATCTGCGGCGGTGATCTTCTCGACGTTGGGTTCGCCCTGGTAGAGCGTCTCGACGCCGCGCTCGGCGGCGATGTCGGCCCACTGCGTGAACAGGCCGTTCTCGTCGGTCACGTCGCTCGGACGCTGGGCGCCGGTGCCGATCAGGGGTGCGTCGAGGGCGAGCAGCGAGCCGGTGAGGGTGACGCTGGTCGAGACGATCCGCTCGGGCTCGAGCTCGATCGTGACGCTGCCCGTCTCGTCGGTGACGGTGCGCGGCCACCCCTGGTCGGACGCAGCGGTGGTGCCGGTGGTCGCGGACTCGGGAGCGGGATCGGACGAGCACGCGGCTGCGCCGATCCCGACGGCGAGGACAGCGGCAGCTGCCAGTGAGCGGCGAAGTTTCACAGTGGACTCTCTTTCGCAGGGGTAAGGAATCTGATTTAGGCTAGCGTTACCTACATTCGAATGGGGAAGTGGATGCTGAAACGGGTGCCCGGACCGGAGCGCCGCGTCGTGCGCACACGAGCGATCGACGACCTGGGGCCCGACGACCTCCCCGCGTTCTGGGACCGACTCGCCGCCGCGGGCAGCCCCCTCGTCGAACGGGACGGAGCCGACCGCGGTTGTGTGATCGCGACGTTCTGCTGGCGGGACCCGGAAGGCGACGCACGCGGCTCGCGCACGCGGCACGTCTACCTCGACGCCAACGGGATCACCGACCGATCCCGGCCGGAACGGGCCGCGCTGACGCGGCTGGCCGGCACCGACCTGTGGTCGCTGTCGATCGAGGTCCCCGAGAACTGGCGTGGCGCCTACCGGTTCATTCCCCGTGCGGATCAGCTGTCGGGGCCGGGCGACACCCCGGGCTGGCAGTGGTGGCGGGACGTGCTCGCCGGCGCACGACCCGACCCGTTCAACCCGTTGCCCACCCGTCCGGTGCAGGCCGGCGACTGCTCCGAGGCAGCGATGCCCGCCGCGCCCGCGCAGCGCTGGTGGACCGACCGGCCCGGCCGCGGCGAACTCCACGAGACGACGTTCCCGCTGTCGGGCACGCGACGGTCGGTGTGGATCTACGAACCGCCGGGACTCGCCGCTCGATCCCGTCCGGTGGTGGTGCTGTTCGACGGCCGGACGTGGGCGGTCGACCTGCCGATCGCGGGCGCCGTCGACGCGCTCGGACCTGCGGGGCACCGGGTTCCGCTCGTCGTGATGGTCGACAGCGTCGGACCCGAACTGCGAACCGGGGAACTCGGCTGCGGCCCCGCATTCGCCGCCGGTCTCACCGCAGAACTGCTCCCGTGGCTGCGACGGGAATGGGCCGTCACCGACGACCCGGCATCGACGATCGTGGCCGGTTGCAGCCTGGGCGGTCTGACCGCCTGCTACCTCGCGCTGACCGCGCCGCACGTGTTCGGGTGCGCCGTCAGCCTGTCCGGGTCGTTCTGGTGGCCGGGATCCGGGCCGGGAGTGTCGTTCCAGGACCTCGTCCGCGCCGCCGCCCCGTCGCGCAGCCGGTTCGGCATCGAGGTGGGGACACTCGAATGGATGCTCGTCGAACCCGCCCGCGAAGTCCGCGACCTGCTGGTAGACGCCGGCCACGACGTGCGGTACCGGGAGTTCTGCGGAGGCCACGACGCGCTGCACTGGCGAGACGGACTGATCGGCGGAATCGCGGCAATGCTGGGCCCTACCCAGCAGTAATGCAGTGATGTGGATAACTCTGTGAGTAAACCGCCCGTCTCGGTGAAGGTCGCACCGGCCCGATGGTGGGATGGCAGGATCGAATCATGGCACGCACGCTGAACCTGGTAGGGGATCCGGACGCCGACGCACTCCTCTCGAGTGATCCGCTGGCGTTGCTCATCGGGATGCTGCTCGATCAGCAGGTTCCGATGGAGACGGCGTTCGCGGGCCCCAAGAAACTCGACGACCGGATCGGCGGCCTCGAGGTGCACCGCATCGCGGAGATGGATCCGGACGAGTTCGCGGCCGTCTGCTCACAGACTCCCGCCGTCCACCGGTTTCCCGGATCGATGGCCACCCGCATCCAGTCGCTCTGCGCATACCTCGTCGAGAACTACGACGGCAGCGTCGAGGCGCTGTGGACCAGCGGCGACCCCGACGGCAAAGAAGTCTTGAAGCGGCTGAAGGCACTGCCGGGGTACGGCGACCAGAAGGCCCGCATCTTCCTGGCGCTGCTCGGCAAGCAGATCGGTGTGGAGCCGACGGGCTGGCGCGAAGCGGCAGGCGACTACGGCACCGAGGGATCCCGGCGTTCGATCGCGGACGTCGTGGACGACAAGAGCCTCCACGAGGTCCGCGAGTTCAAGAAGGCCGCGAAGGCCGAGGCGAAGAAGGCCGCGGCAGCGAAGAAGAAGTAGGCACTGCTACTCCGTGGCGTCAGGCTTCTGCTTCCGTTCCACGTCGAGTTGCCGCCTGCGTTCGGCGTCGTGCATCCACGGGAAGACGCTGTTGCCCTGGCCGCCGCCGATCGGTCCGTGGCCGAGCACGCCGTGTTCGTAGGCCGATTCGGCGTGCAGTGCGAGGTCGATGCCGGAGGATTCGTCCTCGGCGCTCACCCGGAACCCGAAGATCCGGTCGATCAGCTTGCCCAGCCCGAACGTCACCCCGAACGCGTACAGGGCGACCACCACCACGGCCAGCACCTGCTTGCCGAGTTGCGCGAACCCGCCCCCGTAGAGGAGGCCTTCGGCGCCGCCCGTCATCACCTCGGTGGCGAGCAGCCCGATCAGGATCGTGCCGACGATGCCGCCCATGAGGTGTACGCCCACGACGTCGAGCGAGTCGTCGTATCCGAGGCGGAATTTCCAGCCGACGGCGAACGAGCAGACCACACCGGCGACCGCGCCGACGATCACCGCGCCGACCATGCTCACGGTGCCGCAGGACGGGGTGATCGCGACCAGGCCCGCGACGACGCCGGACGCCGCACCGAACGTGGTGGGGTGACCGTCGCGCTTCTGCTCCACGAGCAGCCAGCCGAGCAGGCCGGTGCAGCCGGCGACGAGGGTGTTCAGAAAGATCGCGGCCGCGGTGCCGTCGGCGGCGAGCGCCGAGCCCGCGTTGAAACCGAACCAGCCGAACCACAGCAGTCCGACACCGAGCAGCACCAGCGGCAGGTTGTGAGGGCGCATCGACTCGGACTTGAATCCGAGCCGCGGGCCCAGGACCAGAGCCAATGCGAGGCCGGACGCGCCGGACACGATCTCGACGACCAGCCCGCCCGCGTAGTCGAGGGCGCCGAACTGCGCGATCCAGCCCTGCGGGTTCCACACCCAGTGCGCGACGGGCGCGTAGACGACGAGGGCCCAGACGGGCACGAAGATCATCCAGGCCGAGAACTTGGCCCGGTCGGCGATCGCACCGCTGATCAGCGCGGCGGTGATGATCGCGAACGTCAGCTGGAACGTGGCGAACAGGATCTCCGGGACCTGCCCGTGGACGGTGGTCGGGTCGATGCCCGCCATCCCCAGGTGCTCGAGCCCGCCGATCAGTCCGCCGCCGATGTCGTCGCCGAAGATGAGGGAGTACCCGGCCACCAGCCACGCGACCGTGACGAGCGCGATCGACACGAAGCTCATCATGATCATGTTCAGTACGCCGGTGGAGCGGACCATCCCGCCGTAGAACAGGGCGAGCCCCGGGGTCATCAGCAGGACCAGCGCGGTACTGATCAGAAGCCAGGCGGTTGCTCCGGCGTCGATTGCAGGCACGACATTCTCCTCACACACCCGGACGAAACCAGGCGCGGAAAATCACGATGACCGCGGGCCGTTTCAACTGTGATGCCGATGCGTTGCGAACGTGTTACGCAATCCGGTCGGGTCCGGATTTCCACCTGTGAGTTGGGCCCCGAGCAGGCGCTTCGACCACCCGGGCCGGGCTGTCGGGGACCGCCGGTAGTCTTTCCGCGTGGCCCTGTACCGGAAGTACCGACCCGCATCCTTCGCCGAGGTGGTGGGGCAGGAGCACGTCACCGAACCACTGAGCACCGCCCTCGACGCCGGACGGATCAACCACGCGTATCTGTTCTCCGGTCCCCGCGGCTGTGGCAAGACGTCGTCTGCCCGCATCCTGGCCCGATCGCTGAACTGCGTGGAGGGCCCGACCTCGACGCCGTGCGGCTCGTGCCCCTCGTGCGTGGCGCTCGGACCCGGCGGGTCGGGCAACCTCGACGTCACCGAACTCGACGCGGCCAGCCACGGTGGCGTCGACGACACCCGTGAACTGCGCGACCGCGCGTTCTACGCGCCCGCCGAGTCGCGGTACCGGGTGTTCATCGTCGACGAGGCCCACATGGTCACCACGGCGGGTTTCAACGCCCTCCTCAAGATCGTGGAGGAGCCGCCCGAGCACCTCATCTTCATCTTCGCGACCACCGAACCCGAGAAGGTGCTGCCGACCATCCGTTCGCGCACCCATCACTACCCGTTCCGGCTGCTCGCGCCGACGACGATGCGGGGGCTGCTGGAGAAGATCTGCCAGCAGGAGAGCGTTCCGGTCGCCGACCCGGTGTATCCGCTGGTCATCCGGGC from Rhodococcus opacus B4 encodes:
- a CDS encoding ammonium transporter — translated: MPAIDAGATAWLLISTALVLLMTPGLALFYGGMVRSTGVLNMIMMSFVSIALVTVAWLVAGYSLIFGDDIGGGLIGGLEHLGMAGIDPTTVHGQVPEILFATFQLTFAIITAALISGAIADRAKFSAWMIFVPVWALVVYAPVAHWVWNPQGWIAQFGALDYAGGLVVEIVSGASGLALALVLGPRLGFKSESMRPHNLPLVLLGVGLLWFGWFGFNAGSALAADGTAAAIFLNTLVAGCTGLLGWLLVEQKRDGHPTTFGAASGVVAGLVAITPSCGTVSMVGAVIVGAVAGVVCSFAVGWKFRLGYDDSLDVVGVHLMGGIVGTILIGLLATEVMTGGAEGLLYGGGFAQLGKQVLAVVVVALYAFGVTFGLGKLIDRIFGFRVSAEDESSGIDLALHAESAYEHGVLGHGPIGGGQGNSVFPWMHDAERRRQLDVERKQKPDATE